A stretch of Alkalicella caledoniensis DNA encodes these proteins:
- a CDS encoding GNAT family N-acetyltransferase translates to MFYYPVDDNIKLKLLEKHHGKELYDLIENNRSYLEHWLEFAKVLNSTSDCERFIVKALNKFSQGFEVHMGIWVEHTLVGAICIINIDKNCKKAELGYYLGEQYQGKGYVTKSLKSVINSLFNERKLNRLEIRCAAENTKSINIAEKLGFSLEGKLEKAEMYNGRFHDLMIYGLIEKNY, encoded by the coding sequence TTGTTCTATTACCCTGTGGATGATAATATAAAACTAAAACTTCTTGAAAAACACCACGGAAAGGAACTATATGATTTAATTGAAAATAATAGGTCTTACCTAGAACACTGGTTGGAATTTGCTAAGGTCCTTAATTCGACTAGTGACTGTGAACGATTTATAGTAAAGGCTCTAAATAAATTTTCTCAAGGCTTTGAAGTACATATGGGAATATGGGTGGAACATACTCTAGTGGGAGCTATATGTATTATAAATATAGATAAAAACTGTAAAAAGGCAGAGCTAGGTTATTATTTAGGTGAACAGTATCAAGGTAAAGGATATGTAACTAAATCCCTAAAGTCTGTTATCAACAGCCTATTTAATGAAAGAAAATTAAACAGACTAGAAATCCGCTGTGCCGCTGAAAACACAAAAAGTATAAACATAGCTGAAAAGTTAGGGTTTAGTTTAGAGGGCAAGCTAGAAAAAGCCGAAATGTATAATGGCAGATTTCATGACCTAATGATTTATGGATTAATTGAAAAAAACTATTGA
- a CDS encoding ECF transporter S component yields MQIVSKVNNKKRVNIKTLIKVSLLGGIAFLIYALNFPVFFAPGFLKWDPSEIPALIAGFSLGPVAGVGVIFVKNIIHLFKTETFGVGELSNFIIGTSYVLTASLIYRYNKTKKGALLGLAVGTIAMTIAGALSNYYMIIPFYAKVMGFSTEAIIGMGTIVNKNIVDMRTLIILGITPFNLFKGVTVSAITLLIYKKVAPLLNK; encoded by the coding sequence ATGCAAATTGTTTCAAAAGTAAACAATAAAAAAAGAGTAAACATCAAAACTTTGATCAAAGTATCATTATTAGGAGGAATAGCATTTCTTATCTATGCACTTAATTTCCCTGTTTTTTTTGCCCCAGGGTTTTTAAAGTGGGATCCTAGTGAAATACCTGCACTGATTGCTGGATTCTCTCTAGGTCCAGTTGCGGGAGTGGGAGTTATTTTTGTAAAAAACATAATTCATTTATTTAAAACAGAAACATTTGGTGTAGGTGAGCTATCAAACTTTATTATAGGTACATCTTATGTACTAACAGCTTCCCTAATATACAGATACAATAAGACAAAAAAAGGTGCATTGTTAGGATTGGCAGTAGGTACAATAGCTATGACTATTGCTGGAGCACTTTCTAACTACTATATGATTATCCCGTTTTATGCAAAAGTTATGGGGTTCTCTACTGAGGCTATCATTGGTATGGGAACAATTGTTAATAAGAACATAGTTGATATGAGAACATTAATAATTTTGGGAATAACTCCATTTAATCTATTTAAAGGAGTAACTGTTAGCGCTATTACTCTTTTAATCTATAAAAAAGTTGCCCCGCTATTAAATAAATAA
- a CDS encoding DUF2225 domain-containing protein, with protein MSYLYSTKQDCLNCKKQFESLKVRSKNCIVTHKDSDFCTYYKDAANPYFYEVFVCPDCGFAFTNNFSNKISDDKREIFRQKVTENWYKRQKYSFARNLGAAMEANKLALLTAKIVDEKSWVTAGLALRLGWLYRYQKKQEEELKFLTIARNLYLNAYENDGLRGYESPEINIIYLLGELSARVGDYDEAIKWFNKVTEHETKELHKAIVNQARDRWQDVRNELKKA; from the coding sequence GTGAGCTACTTATACTCTACTAAGCAAGATTGCTTAAACTGTAAAAAACAATTTGAATCATTAAAAGTTAGGTCAAAAAATTGTATAGTAACACATAAAGACTCAGATTTTTGTACTTACTATAAGGATGCTGCAAACCCATACTTTTATGAGGTATTTGTTTGTCCTGACTGTGGATTTGCTTTTACTAATAATTTTAGTAATAAAATATCAGATGATAAACGGGAGATATTTAGGCAAAAGGTCACAGAGAACTGGTACAAGAGGCAAAAGTATTCTTTTGCACGAAACCTAGGTGCTGCAATGGAAGCTAACAAACTAGCACTGCTTACAGCTAAGATAGTTGATGAGAAAAGTTGGGTTACTGCAGGTCTAGCATTACGTCTAGGATGGCTATATAGATATCAAAAAAAGCAAGAAGAGGAACTAAAATTTCTTACCATTGCCAGAAATCTTTACTTAAATGCATATGAAAATGACGGGCTAAGAGGCTATGAAAGTCCTGAAATAAACATCATCTATCTATTAGGAGAGTTAAGTGCGAGAGTTGGAGATTATGACGAAGCCATAAAGTGGTTTAATAAAGTTACTGAGCATGAAACAAAGGAGCTTCACAAGGCAATAGTGAACCAAGCTAGGGATAGATGGCAGGATGTAAGAAATGAGTTAAAAAAAGCATAA
- a CDS encoding DUF523 domain-containing protein: MKNLLVSSCFLGNRCKYNGGHNKDERILSLSNKMRIISVCPEVLGGLSTPREPAEIVGGDGFSVLKGQAKVKNIKEHDVTKEFIKGAYETLKICKESNCTLALLKSNSPSCGSKKIYSGDFSGTKINGMGVTAALLTINNVKVVSEKEDIYGLLKGN, encoded by the coding sequence ATGAAAAATTTACTAGTTAGTAGCTGTTTTTTAGGAAATCGTTGTAAGTATAACGGTGGTCACAATAAGGACGAGAGAATATTGTCCCTAAGTAACAAAATGAGAATTATATCAGTATGTCCTGAAGTATTAGGTGGATTAAGCACTCCTAGGGAGCCTGCAGAAATTGTAGGAGGTGACGGTTTTTCAGTATTAAAAGGACAAGCAAAGGTAAAAAATATAAAAGAGCACGATGTTACAAAAGAGTTTATTAAAGGTGCGTACGAAACTCTAAAAATATGCAAAGAAAGCAATTGCACACTCGCTCTATTAAAGTCCAATAGCCCATCATGTGGAAGTAAAAAAATTTATAGTGGTGATTTCTCCGGTACTAAAATAAATGGCATGGGAGTAACAGCGGCATTACTGACTATAAATAATGTTAAAGTTGTTTCAGAAAAGGAGGATATTTATGGATTACTTAAAGGAAATTGA
- the nadE gene encoding NAD(+) synthase, whose amino-acid sequence MDYLKEIENRVTFLREYVEKAGANGIVLGISGGKDSAVEAALAKKAFPDTTFGVIMPCHSMPMDTEHGKILCESLGIQYTVVDLSSTYDDLLNTIPVGINDLSKANIKPRLRMTTLYAIAQSQNALVLGTGNRTEIVLGYFTKHGDGACDINLISDLTVGQVFAMADALDIPKEIINKPPSAGLWEGQTDEEELGLKYADVDNYILTGEGSPEVIEKVERLYKTTEHKRNTFAKYRDIALLTNKM is encoded by the coding sequence ATGGATTACTTAAAGGAAATTGAAAACAGAGTTACTTTCTTAAGAGAGTATGTTGAAAAGGCAGGAGCTAACGGTATTGTTCTTGGGATAAGTGGAGGGAAGGATAGTGCAGTTGAAGCTGCCCTAGCAAAAAAAGCATTTCCAGATACTACATTCGGTGTTATTATGCCTTGTCATAGTATGCCTATGGATACAGAACACGGTAAAATTTTATGTGAAAGTCTCGGTATTCAGTATACTGTGGTTGATCTTTCTAGTACATACGACGACTTATTAAACACCATTCCTGTAGGAATAAATGATCTTTCAAAGGCCAATATAAAGCCAAGGCTTAGAATGACTACATTGTATGCCATTGCTCAATCACAGAACGCCTTAGTATTAGGGACTGGAAATAGAACTGAAATCGTTTTAGGATATTTTACAAAACATGGTGATGGGGCATGTGACATTAACCTCATCTCCGACTTAACAGTTGGCCAGGTATTTGCCATGGCAGATGCGTTAGATATTCCAAAGGAAATAATAAATAAGCCTCCATCAGCTGGTCTTTGGGAAGGTCAAACCGACGAGGAAGAGCTTGGTTTAAAATATGCGGATGTTGATAATTATATTTTAACCGGTGAAGGATCCCCAGAAGTAATTGAAAAAGTAGAGAGGCTCTACAAAACTACTGAACATAAGAGGAACACTTTTGCAAAGTACAGAGACATAGCACTCTTAACTAATAAAATGTAA
- a CDS encoding YebC/PmpR family DNA-binding transcriptional regulator, with translation MAGHSKWANIKHRKGRADAQRGKVFTKIAKEIMVAVKQGGGDPEANFKLKLAIQKARVNNMPNDNIKRAVQRGSGELEGENYEEVVYEGYGPGGAAVFLEILTDNRNRTAPEIRHIFSKNGGSLGEAGCVAWMFDRRGLLVIEKTDEVDEEEIMLEALEAGAIDVKIEEDSIEIITVPEDFEEVKNTLSDRGYNFVMEEVTRIPQNTIKIEGKDAETMEKLLDIFEDHGDVQNVYSNFEM, from the coding sequence ATGGCGGGCCATTCTAAGTGGGCTAATATAAAACATAGAAAAGGTAGAGCAGATGCTCAAAGGGGCAAGGTCTTTACCAAAATTGCTAAAGAAATAATGGTAGCAGTAAAACAAGGTGGAGGAGATCCAGAAGCCAACTTCAAACTAAAGCTTGCCATACAAAAGGCGAGGGTCAACAATATGCCCAATGACAACATAAAAAGAGCTGTACAGCGTGGCTCAGGGGAATTAGAGGGAGAAAACTATGAAGAAGTAGTTTATGAAGGCTATGGCCCAGGGGGAGCTGCAGTATTTTTAGAAATATTAACTGACAATAGAAACAGAACAGCACCTGAAATAAGACATATTTTCTCAAAAAACGGAGGAAGTCTAGGTGAAGCAGGTTGTGTTGCATGGATGTTTGATAGAAGAGGTTTATTGGTAATTGAAAAAACAGATGAAGTAGACGAAGAAGAAATCATGTTAGAAGCCCTTGAAGCTGGTGCAATAGATGTAAAAATAGAAGAAGACAGTATAGAAATTATAACTGTACCAGAGGATTTTGAAGAAGTTAAAAATACTCTAAGTGATAGGGGATATAATTTTGTTATGGAGGAAGTTACAAGAATTCCCCAAAACACAATAAAAATTGAAGGAAAAGATGCGGAAACCATGGAAAAATTACTGGATATTTTTGAAGACCATGGTGATGTGCAAAATGTTTACTCAAATTTTGAAATGTAA
- the ruvC gene encoding crossover junction endodeoxyribonuclease RuvC, producing MRIMGIDPGLAIVGFGVIDIENRKTKAIDYGTIQTESSICYTDRLLCVANSLKKLLDIYKPDVVAVEELFFNKNTKTAFAVSQARGVILLTVLQEEIPLYEYTPLQVKQGVVGYGRASKQQVQIMVKTLLNLNDIPKPDDAADGLAIAICHRNFSSLNTITQQGVIK from the coding sequence GTGAGAATAATGGGAATAGACCCAGGCCTTGCAATAGTAGGCTTTGGGGTAATAGATATAGAAAATAGAAAAACAAAAGCTATCGACTATGGAACAATCCAGACAGAAAGTTCAATATGTTACACAGATAGGCTACTTTGTGTGGCTAACTCTCTAAAAAAACTGCTAGACATATATAAACCAGATGTTGTGGCCGTTGAGGAATTATTTTTTAATAAGAATACAAAAACGGCATTTGCGGTTTCACAGGCAAGGGGGGTAATTTTACTAACAGTATTACAAGAGGAAATACCCCTGTATGAATATACTCCCTTGCAAGTAAAACAAGGAGTTGTGGGATATGGGCGAGCATCAAAACAACAGGTACAGATCATGGTCAAAACGTTATTAAACTTAAACGATATACCTAAACCTGATGATGCAGCGGATGGCCTTGCAATCGCAATTTGTCATAGGAATTTTTCCAGTCTTAATACTATAACACAACAGGGGGTAATAAAATGA
- the ruvA gene encoding Holliday junction branch migration protein RuvA yields the protein MIAFVRGILHSLEEDNVVVDCGQIGYRVFVPTITITHQQGQEIFLHTYQHVKEDGITLYGFIEKKQLDVFKKCITVSGIGPKSGLGIINQLSITEILTGIQSEDYTIFTKVSGIGKKTAQRLVLELKDKFKEETLIQTTQKASSTGASNVVNQALEGLIGLGYKRNEVEQIVKNMANSGAADVSEIIKLVLKEKGLGGR from the coding sequence ATGATAGCTTTTGTACGGGGAATACTACACAGTCTAGAAGAAGACAATGTAGTGGTGGATTGTGGACAGATCGGCTATAGAGTGTTTGTACCAACCATAACAATTACCCATCAACAAGGACAAGAAATTTTTCTACATACATATCAGCATGTTAAAGAAGACGGAATCACCCTATATGGGTTTATAGAAAAAAAGCAACTAGATGTTTTTAAAAAGTGTATAACCGTATCTGGAATTGGACCTAAAAGTGGTCTGGGTATAATAAACCAACTATCCATAACTGAGATACTAACTGGAATACAATCAGAGGATTATACGATATTTACTAAAGTGTCAGGCATAGGCAAAAAAACTGCCCAAAGGCTTGTGCTAGAATTAAAGGATAAGTTTAAGGAAGAAACACTTATTCAAACCACACAAAAGGCTTCAAGTACAGGGGCCTCCAATGTTGTAAACCAAGCATTAGAGGGGCTAATTGGTCTAGGATATAAAAGAAATGAAGTTGAGCAAATTGTTAAAAACATGGCAAATAGTGGTGCCGCAGATGTCAGCGAAATTATAAAATTAGTACTAAAAGAAAAAGGCCTAGGGGGAAGATAG
- the ruvB gene encoding Holliday junction branch migration DNA helicase RuvB, with the protein MEGRIVSAKVQEEDNTELSLRPKSLSDYIGQTKVKENMSIFIEAAKRRNEQLDHVLLYGPPGLGKTTLANIVANEMGAGFKITSGPTIERAGDLAAILSSLQPFDVLFIDEIHRLNRVVEEILYPAMEDFSLDIMLGKGPGAQSVRIDIPPFTLIGATTRAGSLSSPLRDRFGVMSKLEFYQQDQLTEIIKRASSILGLQIDEEGATEIARRSRGTPRIANRILKRVRDFAQVKGNGKVDLLTAQKGLELLEIDELGLDKTDRSLLEAIIDCFDGGPVGIESLAATISEEVTTIEDVYEPFLLQIGLINRTLRGRIVTERGYRHLGRLDQFKVKGDDNC; encoded by the coding sequence ATGGAAGGTAGAATTGTATCTGCAAAGGTTCAAGAAGAAGATAATACAGAGCTTTCCCTGAGACCTAAATCACTATCTGATTATATAGGGCAGACAAAAGTAAAAGAGAACATGTCTATATTTATTGAAGCTGCAAAAAGAAGAAATGAACAATTAGATCATGTATTACTCTATGGACCACCGGGGCTAGGGAAAACTACCCTAGCCAATATTGTGGCCAACGAAATGGGTGCAGGGTTCAAAATAACTTCAGGCCCTACCATTGAAAGGGCAGGGGATTTAGCAGCCATTTTGTCAAGTTTGCAGCCATTTGATGTGCTATTCATTGACGAAATTCATCGTTTAAATCGTGTGGTTGAAGAAATACTATACCCCGCCATGGAGGACTTTTCCTTGGATATTATGCTTGGTAAAGGGCCAGGTGCACAGTCTGTTAGGATAGATATACCGCCTTTCACGTTGATTGGTGCAACAACAAGGGCTGGTTCACTTTCTTCTCCACTGCGAGATAGATTTGGCGTTATGTCTAAGCTTGAGTTCTACCAACAAGATCAGCTAACTGAAATAATTAAGAGAGCAAGTAGTATCTTAGGTTTACAAATAGATGAAGAAGGAGCAACTGAAATTGCCCGAAGATCTAGGGGCACCCCAAGGATAGCCAATAGAATCTTAAAGAGAGTAAGGGATTTTGCTCAAGTAAAAGGTAATGGCAAGGTGGACTTACTAACCGCTCAAAAGGGATTAGAACTTTTAGAGATAGACGAACTGGGTCTAGATAAAACCGATAGAAGTTTACTTGAAGCCATTATAGACTGCTTTGACGGAGGCCCAGTTGGGATAGAGAGCCTAGCAGCAACCATAAGCGAAGAGGTAACAACCATAGAAGATGTGTACGAACCCTTTCTTCTACAGATAGGTTTAATAAATAGAACACTAAGGGGTAGAATTGTAACAGAAAGAGGATATAGGCACCTAGGAAGACTAGACCAATTTAAAGTAAAGGGTGATGATAACTGTTAG
- a CDS encoding DUF2905 domain-containing protein, giving the protein MIIGLIIVAVGIYITLGGKLPPLFRLPGDIVYRGNNTTVFLPITTMILISIILNLIIRLLR; this is encoded by the coding sequence ATAATTATTGGATTAATAATTGTAGCAGTAGGAATCTACATAACCCTAGGGGGAAAACTACCACCACTTTTTAGACTACCAGGGGATATAGTCTATAGGGGTAACAACACAACGGTATTTTTACCAATTACAACCATGATTTTGATCTCTATTATTCTAAATTTAATAATTAGATTACTACGTTAG
- the sigI gene encoding RNA polymerase sigma-I factor gives MQQNNLNDTRNKIIEKNASLVGSVYYKLTGKDLSISEDEYSIGLSAIDEAIDKYDKGKGAKFSTFCHTVIRGRLIDYFRKKKKEIPFSSLQTDENGTNGIVLAEKRHAIQAHVDTTRGENIREEIKELAAILREYNINFYDLGEVSPKHKDTRENLISLAKKILENENILHKIYSKKVLPLKELELLLDVKRKTLERHRRYIIVLVIILSQDYQYLKEYIGGSKIES, from the coding sequence GTGCAGCAAAATAATCTAAATGACACTCGAAATAAAATAATAGAAAAAAACGCTTCACTGGTAGGCTCAGTATATTACAAACTTACAGGGAAAGACCTATCCATCAGTGAAGATGAATATAGTATAGGCCTCTCCGCCATAGATGAAGCCATAGATAAATATGATAAAGGTAAAGGGGCAAAATTTTCCACATTTTGCCACACTGTGATAAGGGGTAGGCTTATTGACTATTTCCGTAAAAAGAAAAAAGAGATTCCTTTTAGCTCACTGCAAACAGATGAAAACGGAACAAATGGTATTGTATTAGCCGAAAAAAGACATGCCATACAAGCCCATGTTGACACAACTAGAGGAGAGAACATTCGAGAAGAAATTAAAGAACTAGCAGCTATCCTCAGAGAATATAACATTAATTTTTATGACTTAGGGGAAGTAAGTCCAAAACACAAAGATACCCGTGAAAACCTTATTTCACTAGCCAAGAAAATATTAGAAAATGAAAATATACTCCATAAAATATACTCAAAAAAGGTTTTGCCACTAAAAGAATTAGAACTATTACTGGACGTAAAACGTAAAACACTAGAGCGACATAGAAGGTATATAATAGTGCTGGTCATTATACTTTCACAGGATTATCAGTATTTGAAAGAATATATAGGGGGGAGTAAAATTGAAAGTTAA
- a CDS encoding anti-sigma-I factor RsgI family protein, which yields MKVKGVLMAQKNGTLTFLLEGGEFYNVPHRKYPRIKIGDEITINKNTNYHRFIMPLAASLLLFFLISSVFTTSIYGYITIDINPSFELAIDKNYKVLEVNGLNKRGEEISKELSIIGKHLDEVLAEIVSNLKKEGLFIEEPNLVLTTIATTVKNSEELDEKTNESIKKALESNEVDAKPYIIPANIEQREKSIENGVSTGKQMIGEITTQKGVGVDKQELKEKGINKTLKDKGLDVEEIVKEARNNRNNNKKNEEEKPSNNSNQNNNNNNNNNNNNNNNNNNNNNNNNNNNNNNNNNNNNNNNNNNNNNNNNNNNNNNNNNNNNNNNNNNSNNNNNNNNNNNKNNNNGNKNNNTNRSNNE from the coding sequence TTGAAAGTTAAAGGCGTGCTGATGGCACAAAAAAATGGTACCTTAACCTTTCTTCTTGAAGGTGGAGAATTTTATAATGTACCTCATAGGAAATACCCAAGAATAAAAATAGGCGATGAAATCACTATTAACAAAAACACAAATTACCATAGATTTATAATGCCACTAGCTGCAAGTCTGCTACTGTTTTTCCTTATTTCCTCTGTATTTACAACATCCATATATGGATATATCACCATAGACATAAATCCTTCCTTTGAATTAGCCATTGACAAGAACTATAAGGTTTTGGAGGTTAATGGCCTCAATAAAAGGGGGGAAGAAATATCTAAAGAACTAAGTATTATAGGTAAACATCTGGATGAAGTGTTAGCTGAGATTGTTTCAAACCTAAAAAAAGAAGGGCTATTTATTGAAGAGCCTAATTTAGTACTGACAACTATAGCCACAACTGTTAAAAATAGCGAAGAACTAGATGAAAAAACCAATGAAAGCATCAAAAAAGCTTTAGAATCCAATGAAGTAGACGCTAAGCCCTATATAATACCCGCAAACATAGAGCAAAGAGAAAAAAGCATAGAGAATGGTGTATCCACAGGAAAACAAATGATAGGAGAAATAACCACTCAAAAGGGAGTGGGTGTAGATAAACAAGAATTAAAAGAAAAAGGTATTAACAAAACCCTTAAGGACAAGGGTCTAGATGTGGAAGAAATAGTTAAAGAAGCACGAAATAATCGAAATAATAACAAAAAGAATGAAGAAGAAAAACCATCAAACAATTCTAATCAAAACAATAACAATAATAATAACAATAATAATAACAATAATAATAACAATAATAATAACAATAATAATAACAATAATAATAACAATAATAATAACAATAATAATAATAATAACAATAATAATAATAATAATAATAATAATAATAACAATAATAATAACAATAATAATAACAATAACAACAATAACAACAATAACAATAACAGCAATAACAACAATAACAACAACAATAATAACAACAAAAACAATAACAACGGGAATAAGAATAATAACACTAACCGATCCAATAATGAATAA
- a CDS encoding SpoIID/LytB domain-containing protein, with the protein MKGNLITKISMVLIVLFICSSILPTNNAIQIVQAAEREIRVGLYFGSTARANVTLSTDVNTYLKLTDGTETYTVGQYGGNLNIDVNRTGSKNVLPVFSSNNLQAVQQQISDLKGIGFNPILVYDIIWYAVVEPNQYSAISQVIPDLSNNTMPITGFVETSVTGIGPVFYYRQLDARHGIQIHSEGEFIRLYNSNSQRYRGFMEINMISNNFRVINQLNLELYLRGVVPYEMSPSWNVEALKAQAVAARTYAIRNWNKFSSQNFNVCNTVNSQVYHGFSASYETTNVLNAINGTKGEIIVANGIAIDAVYHSHSGGHTENSENVWGGTLSYLRGKPDPFSTRSGSALDSWRYNTVITGVDAFGRQGFKDKLVSANHIPSNFVISDVTLTKMSSNGTPTRVTSMTIHATDGRKVTLNNTQIWNLLYPTSTSIPTSERFWSRMFDVELDAVYSLIETNGKSHSVSNINSQRVLNTNGTVTDLQGSSNLYVLDSDGKVTQVSAVPTRVNFKGSGWGHGVGMSQWGAKRMGDEGYKYDEILKYYYTGVTIRAN; encoded by the coding sequence ATGAAAGGAAACTTAATCACGAAAATTTCTATGGTACTTATCGTATTATTTATCTGCAGCTCTATACTACCAACAAATAACGCAATACAAATCGTCCAAGCAGCGGAACGTGAAATCCGAGTGGGGCTTTACTTTGGAAGCACCGCAAGAGCTAATGTTACACTCTCCACTGATGTTAATACATATTTAAAGTTGACAGATGGGACAGAAACATATACAGTAGGTCAATATGGGGGCAATCTAAATATAGACGTCAATAGAACAGGTTCAAAAAACGTTCTGCCCGTATTCTCTAGCAACAACCTACAGGCTGTCCAACAACAAATATCTGATTTAAAAGGTATTGGTTTTAATCCAATATTAGTATACGATATAATATGGTATGCTGTTGTTGAGCCTAACCAATACTCAGCAATTTCTCAAGTAATTCCAGACCTATCAAACAACACAATGCCCATAACAGGTTTTGTTGAAACCAGTGTCACAGGTATAGGGCCAGTTTTCTATTATAGACAACTAGATGCTAGACATGGGATACAAATACACTCAGAAGGTGAATTCATACGCCTTTACAATAGTAACTCACAAAGATACAGAGGCTTTATGGAAATCAATATGATTTCAAATAATTTTAGGGTTATAAATCAACTCAACTTAGAGCTATATCTAAGGGGTGTTGTACCCTATGAAATGTCTCCTAGCTGGAATGTTGAAGCTTTAAAGGCCCAAGCAGTGGCTGCCCGTACATACGCTATAAGGAATTGGAATAAATTCAGTTCTCAAAATTTTAACGTGTGCAATACAGTAAACAGTCAAGTTTACCATGGATTTAGTGCAAGCTACGAAACAACAAATGTATTAAATGCCATAAATGGAACAAAAGGGGAAATAATAGTAGCAAATGGAATTGCCATAGATGCAGTGTATCACTCCCACAGTGGAGGGCATACAGAAAATAGTGAGAATGTATGGGGAGGAACCTTATCCTACTTAAGGGGCAAGCCAGATCCATTTTCTACTAGGAGTGGATCTGCACTAGATTCATGGAGATATAATACGGTTATAACAGGCGTTGATGCCTTTGGAAGACAAGGCTTTAAAGATAAGCTAGTTTCAGCAAACCACATACCATCGAACTTTGTTATTTCTGATGTAACCCTTACTAAAATGTCATCCAATGGCACACCTACTAGAGTTACATCCATGACAATACACGCCACAGATGGTAGAAAAGTCACGTTAAATAATACACAGATATGGAACTTACTTTATCCAACAAGTACGTCTATACCAACATCAGAAAGATTTTGGAGTAGAATGTTTGATGTGGAGTTAGATGCTGTCTATTCACTAATTGAGACTAATGGAAAGAGCCATTCTGTAAGCAATATTAACTCCCAAAGGGTGCTTAACACCAATGGAACAGTAACTGATCTCCAAGGAAGCTCAAATCTTTATGTTCTAGACTCAGATGGCAAGGTAACCCAGGTAAGTGCAGTTCCTACTAGAGTTAACTTTAAGGGAAGCGGTTGGGGTCATGGTGTTGGTATGAGTCAATGGGGAGCAAAGAGAATGGGTGACGAAGGGTATAAATATGACGAAATATTGAAATATTATTATACAGGGGTTACTATTAGAGCAAACTAA